One Tolypothrix bouteillei VB521301 DNA window includes the following coding sequences:
- a CDS encoding glycosyltransferase family 39 protein, translating to MRQIKLAPYWLRFLIITVFALGVFFRFYNLDTKVYSQDETHTSLRISGYTSLEVQRQIFNSRTLKKEAFDKFQSLNYEKGLGDTLMSLAIEDPQRPPLYYLLIRIWVQLFGTSVTAIRSFSAIVSLLVFPSLYWLCRELFIVPLSVPYVAIALTTISPIHLVYAQEAQEYILWLVTIVISSGALLRALRLETTGEHKEDRIYVWGIYTVTLTLSFYTSLLSGFLAVAHGIYVTATADFRWNKTVKAYTLASLAGFCSFIPWILIILTNFFQFHQTTNGTSSKLPLFALFQAWLIQLSRIFFDLGFEIENPFTYLSALIFLIGTGYSIYLLCLTTHPKIWLFIVLLIAVPAIPLILPDLMFGGIRSTGEQYFMPSYLGIELAVAYALATQLYNGNILRRKIWEMILIVVILSGAISCAVISQKETLWSKSVSYGNLQIAKIINQSYRPLLISHASSSHSGNTFSLSYLVQPKVRFLLVRGKALPKQPKGFTDIFLLNPSTSLRKAIEKKYNTKTRKLYSYKSYTFWKLSKFNDR from the coding sequence ATGCGGCAAATCAAACTTGCTCCTTATTGGTTGCGGTTTCTAATTATTACAGTGTTTGCGCTTGGTGTATTCTTTCGTTTCTATAATCTTGATACCAAGGTTTACTCTCAGGATGAAACCCATACGTCATTACGTATTTCTGGATACACATCTCTAGAAGTTCAACGACAAATTTTTAACAGTCGTACCCTCAAAAAGGAAGCTTTTGATAAGTTTCAAAGCCTCAATTATGAAAAAGGCTTGGGGGATACACTTATGTCTTTAGCAATCGAAGACCCTCAACGCCCGCCCTTGTATTACTTACTCATACGAATATGGGTTCAACTTTTTGGCACTTCGGTAACAGCAATCCGAAGTTTTTCTGCGATCGTGAGTTTACTAGTCTTTCCCAGTCTTTATTGGCTTTGCCGGGAATTATTTATTGTACCGCTATCGGTTCCCTACGTTGCGATCGCACTCACAACCATTTCCCCAATTCATCTTGTGTACGCTCAAGAAGCACAAGAATATATTTTATGGCTGGTCACAATTGTAATATCTAGTGGAGCGCTACTGAGAGCTTTGCGACTGGAAACTACAGGAGAACACAAGGAAGATCGCATTTATGTCTGGGGAATCTATACAGTCACCTTAACACTTAGCTTTTATACATCTTTGTTAAGTGGATTTCTTGCAGTTGCTCATGGAATTTATGTCACTGCAACAGCAGATTTTCGTTGGAATAAAACAGTCAAAGCCTACACCCTTGCATCGCTAGCAGGATTTTGCAGCTTTATTCCTTGGATATTAATTATACTTACAAATTTCTTTCAATTTCATCAAACAACAAATGGGACATCATCTAAATTACCTCTGTTTGCTCTCTTCCAAGCTTGGCTCATTCAATTGAGTCGGATTTTTTTTGATTTAGGTTTTGAAATCGAAAATCCATTCACTTATTTGAGCGCTTTAATATTTTTAATAGGAACAGGATACTCAATTTATCTTCTTTGTCTGACAACCCATCCAAAAATCTGGTTATTTATTGTACTGTTAATTGCTGTACCAGCAATACCCCTCATACTTCCAGACTTAATGTTTGGAGGAATACGGTCAACTGGGGAACAATATTTCATGCCTTCTTACTTGGGTATAGAGCTAGCTGTTGCATATGCGTTGGCTACTCAACTTTACAATGGCAATATTTTACGCCGGAAAATATGGGAAATGATTTTGATTGTAGTTATTTTGAGTGGTGCGATCTCCTGTGCGGTCATTTCTCAAAAAGAAACTTTATGGAGTAAAAGTGTAAGTTATGGTAATCTACAAATTGCTAAAATTATTAATCAATCTTATCGTCCGCTGTTAATCAGCCATGCTTCTAGCAGTCATTCCGGAAATACCTTTTCTCTGAGCTATCTCGTTCAACCAAAAGTCCGCTTTCTGTTGGTAAGAGGTAAAGCTCTTCCCAAACAGCCTAAAGGATTTACTGATATTTTTTTGCTCAATCCTTCAACAAGCTTACGTAAGGCAATAGAAAAAAAGTATAATACCAAAACTCGTAAATTATATAGCTATAAATCTTACACATTTTGGAAATTATCGAAATTTAACGACAGATGA
- the urtE gene encoding urea ABC transporter ATP-binding subunit UrtE: MLQISNLDVYYGESHILRNVDLSVPMGQMVCLIGRNGVGKTTLLKTIIGLLKPRNGTVTFAGELINSKSPDRRAKLGIGYVPQGREIIPRLTVKENLLLGLEARPARRKNQEIPEEIFSLFPVLKSMLSRMGGDLSGGQQQQLAIARALMGQPQLLLLDEPTEGIQPSIILEIEAAVRGIVATTGISVLLVEQHLHFVRQADYYYAMQKGGIVASGFTNELSQDVIQRFLAV; this comes from the coding sequence ATGTTACAAATCTCTAATCTTGATGTTTATTACGGTGAAAGCCACATTCTACGTAATGTAGATTTAAGCGTACCAATGGGGCAAATGGTTTGCTTAATTGGACGTAACGGTGTAGGTAAAACAACCCTCCTGAAAACAATTATAGGGTTACTCAAACCCCGCAATGGTACAGTCACTTTTGCAGGAGAATTAATAAATTCAAAATCTCCAGATCGAAGAGCAAAGCTCGGAATTGGTTACGTTCCCCAAGGACGAGAAATTATTCCCCGTCTGACAGTCAAAGAAAATCTCTTGCTGGGATTAGAAGCGAGACCCGCCAGGAGAAAAAATCAAGAAATTCCTGAAGAAATTTTTAGCCTATTTCCCGTGTTGAAATCAATGCTTTCACGAATGGGCGGTGACTTGAGTGGCGGACAGCAACAACAACTAGCTATTGCTCGTGCTTTAATGGGTCAACCCCAATTACTTTTATTAGATGAACCTACTGAAGGTATTCAACCTTCAATTATCTTGGAAATTGAAGCAGCAGTTCGTGGTATAGTTGCTACCACTGGTATTTCTGTTTTGTTAGTAGAGCAACACTTACATTTTGTCCGCCAAGCCGATTACTATTACGCAATGCAAAAAGGCGGTATCGTTGCTTCGGGTTTTACTAATGAATTGAGTCAGGATGTGATTCAAAGGTTTTTAGCTGTTTGA
- the urtD gene encoding urea ABC transporter ATP-binding protein UrtD gives MNAKILETKNLTVSFDGFKALNQLNFSMEAGELRVVIGPNGAGKTTFLDVITGKVKPTEGRVFFKGKSLYSLSEHQISRRGIGRKFQTPRIYLNLTPYENLELSSNRNKNVFSTLFEYPTTAERKTIIGLLETIGLADKADRRASSLSHGEKQRLEIGMLVAQSPDLLLVDEPVAGLTDEETYNIGELLLALSQSHSILVIEHDMEFVRQIARKVTVLHEGSVLCEGTIEEVQNDKRVIEVYLGQVILN, from the coding sequence ATGAACGCCAAAATTTTAGAAACTAAAAACCTCACAGTTAGTTTTGACGGCTTTAAGGCACTCAATCAGCTAAACTTTAGCATGGAGGCGGGTGAATTACGGGTCGTTATTGGTCCCAACGGCGCTGGAAAAACGACATTTCTTGATGTTATTACAGGTAAAGTGAAACCAACCGAGGGAAGAGTTTTTTTCAAAGGCAAAAGTTTGTATTCTTTATCAGAACATCAAATATCTAGACGGGGAATCGGACGTAAATTCCAAACTCCTCGCATCTATCTCAACCTAACACCTTACGAGAACTTGGAACTGAGCAGTAACCGCAATAAAAATGTGTTTTCTACTTTGTTCGAGTATCCCACTACTGCTGAAAGGAAGACCATTATAGGGTTATTGGAAACCATAGGTTTAGCTGATAAAGCAGACAGACGAGCGAGTTCTCTGTCTCACGGAGAAAAGCAACGCTTAGAAATTGGGATGTTAGTCGCACAATCTCCGGATCTCTTACTTGTTGACGAACCTGTCGCTGGTTTAACAGACGAAGAAACATATAATATAGGAGAACTTCTTTTAGCACTATCACAAAGTCATTCAATTTTAGTCATTGAACATGACATGGAATTTGTACGTCAAATTGCTCGGAAAGTAACGGTCTTGCACGAAGGGTCAGTGTTATGTGAAGGTACTATCGAAGAAGTACAAAATGACAAGCGTGTTATTGAAGTTTATTTAGGACAGGTTATCCTAAATTGA